A genomic region of Notamacropus eugenii isolate mMacEug1 chromosome 3, mMacEug1.pri_v2, whole genome shotgun sequence contains the following coding sequences:
- the CHPF2 gene encoding chondroitin sulfate glucuronyltransferase yields the protein MRLSSLLALLRPALPLLLGLSLGCSLSLLRVSWIQGEGDDPCVEALGELGGSRKLDSRAQLGQSDEDFKPRIVPYYRDPNKPYKKVLRTRYIQTELGSRERLLVAVLTSRATLSTLAVAVNRTVAHYFPRLLYFTGQRGARAPAGMQVVSHGDERPAWLMSETLRHLHTHFGADYDWFFVMQDDTYVQAPRLAALAGHLSINQDLYLGRAEEFIGAGEQARYCHGGFGYLLSRSLLLRLRPHLDGCRGDILSARPDEWLGRCLIDSLGIGCVSQHQGQQYRSFELAKNRDPEKEGSTAFLSAFAVHPVSDGTLMYRLHKRFSALELDRAYSEIEQLQAQIRNLTVLTPEGEAGLSWPVGLPAPFTPHSRFEVLGWDYFTEQHIFSCADGAPKCPLRGASRADVGDVVETALEQLNRRYQPRLRFRKQRLLNGYRRFDPARGMEYTLDLLLEAVTQRGHRRALARRVSLLRPLSRVEILPMPYVTEATRVQLVLPLLPTEAAAAPAFLEAFAAGVLEPREHALLTLLLVYGPREGGRGAPDPFAGVKAAATELERRHPGSRLAWLAVRAEAPSQVRLMDVVSKKHPVDTLFFLTTVWTRPGPDVLNRCRMNAISGWQAFFPVHFQEFNPALAPVKSPPGPPGAGPDPPSPAGPDQPRGASAGGRFDRQASSEGCFYNADYLAARARLAGELAGQEEEEALEGLEVLDVFLRFSGLHLFRAVEPGLVQKFSLRDCSPRLSEELYHRCRLSNLEGLGSRSQLAMALFEQEQANST from the exons ATGCGACTGAGCTCCCTTCTGGCTTTGCTTCGACCAGCACTACCCCTCCTCCTAGGACTGTCCTTGGGGTGCAGTTTGAGCCTCTTACGTGTCTCCTGGATCCAGGGTGAGGGTGATGACCCCTGTGTGGAGGCTTTGGGGGAACTTGGGGGGTCACGGAAGCTGGATTCAAGGGCCCAGCTTGGTCAGAGTGATGAAGACTTCAAGCCTCGGATTGTTCCATACTACAGGGATCCCAATAAGCCATACAAGAAGGTGCTCAG GACACGGTATATCCAGACGGAACTGGGCTCCCGTGAACGGCTACTCGTGGCTGTCCTGACCTCCCGAGCCACACTGTCCACACTAGCAGTGGCTGTGAACCGCACCGTGGCCCACTACTTTCCTCGGCTACTGTATTTCACAGGACAGCGGGGTGCCAGGGCACCAGCTGGGATGCAGGTGGTGTCCCATGGGGATGAGCGCCCAGCCTGGCTCATGTCAGAGACCCTGCGCCATCTTCACACTCACTTTGGCGCTGACTATGACTGGTTCTTCGTGATGCAGGATGACACCTATGTCCAAGCCCCCCGCCTGGCCGCACTCGCTGGCCACCTTAGCATCAACCAGGACCTGTACTTGGGTCGGGCCGAGGAGTTCATTGGTGCAGGGGAGCAGGCCCGGTACTGTCATGGTGGCTTTGGCTACCTTCTGTCCAGGAGCCTCCTGCTCCGGCTGCGGCCCCACCTGGATGGCTGCCGTGGAGACATCCTCAGTGCCCGTCCTGATGAGTGGCTTGGGCGCTGCCTGATTGACTCCTTGGGCATCGGCTGTGTCTCTCAGCACCAG GGGCAGCAGTATCGTTCTTTTGAGCTGGCCAAGAACAGGGACCCTGAGAAGGAGGGCAGCACAGCATTCCTGAGTGCTTTTGCTGTGCACCCTGTCTCTGATGGGACGCTGATGTATCGCCTACACAAGCGCTTCAGTGCCCTGGAGTTGGATCGGGCCTACAGTGAGATAGAGCAGCTGCAG GCACAGATTCGAAACCTGACAGTGCTGACCCCAGAAGGTGAAGCAGGGTTGAGCTGGCCAGTGGGGCTCCCTGCCCCTTTCACTCCACACTCTCGTTTCGAGGTGCTGGGTTGGGATTACTTCACAGAGCAGCACATCTTCTCTTGTGCAGATGGGGCCCCCAAATGCCCACTGCGGGGGGCCAGCAGGGCAGATGTGGGTGATGTTGTGGAGACTGCTCTGGAGCAGCTGAATAGGCGCTACCAGCCCCGCCTACGCTTCCGAAAGCAGCGACTCCTCAATGGGTACCGCCGCTTTGACCCAGCACGGGGCATGGAGTATACACTTGACCTCCTTTTGGAAGCTGTGACCCAACGTGGGCACCGTAGAGCCCTGGCACGAAGAGTCAGTTTACTTCGGCCACTGAGCCGAGTGGAAATCCTACCTATGCCTTATGTCACTGAGGCCACAAGGGTACAGCTAGTGCTGCCCCTTCTGCCTAcagaagctgctgctgcccctgccttCCTAGAGGCCTTTGCAGCTGGTGTcctagagccaagagaacatGCTTTACTGACCCTGCTGCTGGTCTATGGGCCACGGGAGGGTGGTCGAGGGGCCCCAGACCCCTTTGCAGGGGTGAAGGCAGCAGCCACTGAGCTGGAGCGCAGACACCCTGGGTCTCGACTGGCCTGGCTTGCTGTGCGAGCTGAGGCCCCCTCCCAAGTGCGGCTCATGGATGTAGTCTCAAAAAAACACCCAGTAGATACACTCTTCTTCCTAACTACTGTCTGGACAAGACCCGGGCCTGACGTTCTCAACCGCTGCCGCATGAATGCCATCTCAGGCTGGCAGGCTTTCTTTCCTGTCCACTTCCAGGAGTTCAACCCTGCTTTGGCTCCAGTGAAATCACCCCCAGGGCCTCCTGGGGCTGGCCCTGATCCTCCCTCCCCTGCTGGTCCTGATCAGCCTCGGGGGGCCTCTGCTGGAGGCCGATTTGACCGGCAGGCCTCTTCAGAGGGCTGTTTCTACAATGCTGACTACTTAGCAGCTCGAGCCCGGCTGGCCGGGGAACTGGCTGGACAGGAAGAAGAGGAAGCCCTTGAGGGGCTAGAGGTGCTAGATGTTTTTCTACGCTTCTCTGGACTGCACCTTTTTCGTGCAGTTGAGCCAGGCCTGGTGCAGAAGTTTTCACTTCGGGATTGCAGCCCGAGGCTTAGTGAGGAACTCTACCATCGATGTAGGCTCAGTAATCTGGAGGGATTGGGTAGCCGCTCTCAACTTGCTATGGCACTCTTTGAACAAGAGCAGGCCAATAGCACCTAA
- the ABCF2 gene encoding ATP-binding cassette sub-family F member 2, with protein MPSDLAKKKAAKKKEAAKARQRPRKGHEENGDAVTEPQVVEEKNEEANGKETLEVDLLTKELEDFEMKKAAARAVTGVLASHPNSTDVHIINLSLTFHGQELLSDTKLELNSGRRYGLIGLNGIGKSMLLSAIGKREVPIPEHIDIYHLTREMPPSDKTPLQCVMEVDTERAMLEREAERLAHEDAECEKLMELYERLEELDADKAEMRASRILHGLGFTPAMQQKKLKDFSGGWRMRVALARALFIRPFMLLLDEPTNHLDLDACVWLEEELKTFKRILVLVSHSQDFLNGVCTNIIHMHNRKLKYYTGNYDQYVKTRLELEENQMKRFHWEQDQIAHMKNYIARFGHGSAKLARQAQSKEKTLQKMMASGLTERVVSDKTLSFYFPPCGKIPPPVIMVQNVSFKYTDDGPCIYNNLEFGIDLDTRVALVGPNGAGKSTLLKLLTGELLPTDGMIRKHSHVKIGRYHQHLQEQLDLDLSPLEYMLKCYPEIKEKEEMRKIIGRYGLTGKQQVSPIRNLSDGQKCRVCLAWLAWQNPHMLFLDEPTNHLDIETIDALADAINEFEGGMMLVSHDFRLIQQVAQEIWVCEKQTITKWSGDILAYKEHLKSKLVDEEPQLTKRTHNV; from the exons ATGCCCTCTGATCTGGCCAAGAAGAAGGCAGCCAAGAAGAAGGAAGCCGCCAAAGCCAGGCAGCGGCCCAGAAAGGGGCATGAAGAAAATGGAGATGCTGTCACCGAGCCACaggtggtagaggaaaaaaacGAGGAAGCCAATGGCAAAGAAACTTTAG AAGTGGATTTGCTGACCAAGGAGCTGGAAGACTTTGAGATGAAGAAAGCTGCTGCTCGAGCTGTCACTGGAGTCTTGGCCTCTCACCCCAACAGCACTGATGTCCACATCATTAACCTCTCCCTCACTTTCCACGGTCAGGAGTTACTCAGCGACACAAAGCTGGAGCTGAACTCAGGGCGTCGCTATGGCCTCATTGGTCTGAATGGAATTG GAAAATCTATGCTGCTTTCTGCCATTGGTAAGCGGGAAGTGCCTATTCCAGAGCACATTGATATCTACCACCTGACTAGGGAGATGCCCCCCAGTGATAAGACACCCCTGCAGTGTGTGATGGAGGTGGACACAGAGCGGGCTATGCTGGAGAGAGAGGCTGAGCGACTTGCCCATGAGGATG CTGAATGTGAGAAGCTGATGGAGTTATATGAACGATTAGAGGAGTTGGATGCTgacaaggcagagatgagggcCTCTCGAATTCTGCATGGTTTGGGCTTCACACCTGCCATGCAACAGAAGAAACTCAAGGACTTCAGTGGTGGCTGGAGAATGAGAGTTGCTCTTGCCAG AGCCCTTTTTATCCGGCCCTTCATGCTGCTATTAGATGAGCCCACCAACCACTTGGACCTGGATGCCTGCGTTTGGTTGGAAGAAGAACTGAAGAC CTTCAAGCGAATTCTGGTCCTCGTCTCCCATTCCCAGGACTTCCTGAATGGTGTTTGTACTAATATCATCCACATGCATAATCGGAAGCTCAAGTATTACACA GGTAATTATGACCAGTATGTGAAGACGCGTTTGGAACTGGAAGAAAATCAGATGAAGCGTTTCCACTGGGAACAGGATCAGATTGCTCACATGAAG AACTACATTGCTCGATTTGGTCATGGCAGTGCCAAGCTGGCCCGGCAGGCCCAGAGCAAAGAGAAGACACTGCAGAAGATGATGGCCTCAGGGCTGACAGAAAGGGTTGTTAGCGATAAG acactttcattttatttcccgCCATGTGGGAAGATTCCTCCACCTGTTATCATGGTGCAGAATGTGAGCTTCAAGTACACAGATGATGGG CCCTGCATCTATAACAACTTGGAGTTTGGAATTGATCTGGATACACGTGTGGCTCTAGTGGGGCCCAATGGAGCTGGAAAGTCAACCCTGCTGAAGCTGCTAACGGGAGAG CTGCTGCCCACAGATGGGATGATTAGAAAGCACTCTCATGTCAAGATTGGCCGCTATCATCAG CATTTACAAGAACAACTGGACTTGGATCTCTCCCCCTTAGAATATATGCTGAAGTGTTACCCGGAGatcaaagagaaagaggaaatgaggaagatCATTGGTCGATATGGCCTAACTGGAAAGCAGCAG GTCAGCCCAATCCGAAACCTTTCAGATGGGCAGAAGTGTCGCGTGTGCCTGGCTTGGCTGGCTTGGCAGAACCCCCACATGCTGTTCCTGGATGAGCCTACCAACCATTTAGACATTGAGACAATAGATGCTTTGGCTGATGCCATCAACGAGTTTGAGGGTGGCATGATGCTAGTCAGCCACGACTTCCGGCTCATCCAACAG